From Lolium perenne isolate Kyuss_39 chromosome 5, Kyuss_2.0, whole genome shotgun sequence, a single genomic window includes:
- the LOC127298878 gene encoding extra-large guanine nucleotide-binding protein 1, producing MASAVAADDYTFAAEYDGPPLPYSLPRAIPLDLSRIPLAALSSDSSGPSDDPLPVVRPLTPSSLCSAIHAHQQQAAPGGPPPRSSSGPVADSPTSVIENHHAAAHHSAELPSSPSDAAPSDDEHDAGTPSVPHQPTASFAETSGSLLQSSSSSRSASSSDEAPSSPLPRPTATAAARSSGALSPAHLDNPNPRAGCYRCGKRGGIWGGTEACLACGARYCARCVLRAMGSMPEGRKCLPCIGRPVAEARRGALGRGSRVLRRLLSAAEVDLVMRSERQCKANQLRPEDVYVNGARLVPEELAALQGCPCPPARLRPGFYWYDKVSGFWGKEGHKPHCIISPNLSVGGNLDEKASNGNTGILVNGREITKSELQILKLAGVQCAGKPHFWLNADGTYQEEGQKTVKGRIWDKPIVKLLSPVLSLPTPNKAANQSGVEAASSGSQPEYLEQRTIQKLLLVGSGTSTILKQAKFSYKSKPFSMDECEDLKLIIQSNIYRYLGTLLEGRERFEEEVLADRRKLNKDDPSSSGYSGSEFCAEVTEYSIVPRLKAFSDWILKAMAIGNLEDIFPAASREYAPLVEELWKDPAIQATYRRRSELPFLPSAASYFLDRVVDISRTEYELCDMDILYADGITSSDGLASTDISFPQLALDVRVDESDPHDTMLRYQLIRISNKGLRENSKWLQMFDDVRLVIFCVAVSDYDEYHVDVNDTIVNKMVESRQLFESLALHPTFEQMDFLLLLTKFDLLEQKIGKSPLTACDWFSEFTPLVSRNLINGSSSRSTRSSSNTGATLAQMAAHYIGTKFKRLFHSLTERKLYVSYVNALDQESVCSAIRYGREIVKWEEEKPVFNSSETVYSGEEPSSYSH from the exons atggcctccgccgtcgccgccgacgaCTACACCTTCGCCGCCGAGTACGACGGCCCGCCGCTCCCCTACTCCCTCCCGCGCGCCATCCCGCTCGACCTCTCCCGCATCCCGCtcgccgccctctcctccgactCCTCCGGCCCCTCCGACGACCCCCTCCCCGTCGTGCGGCCCCTCACCCCCTCCTCCCTCTGCTCCGCCATCCACGCCCACCAGCAGCAGGCGGCGCCAGGGGGGCCGCCTCCTCGCTCCTCCTCGGGGCCCGTCGCCGACTCCCCCACCTCCGTCATCGAGAACCACCACGCCGCCGCGCACCACTCCGCCGAGCTCCCCTCCtcaccctccgacgccgcccccTCCGACGACGAACACGATGCGGGGACGCCGTCCGTTCCCCACCAGCCCACCGCCTCCTTCGCCGAGACCAGCGGCTCCCTcctccaatcctcctcctcctcccgctccgcctcctcctccgacgaagCCCCCTCCTCCCCGCTGCCCCgccccaccgccaccgccgccgcccggtCCAGCGGCGCCCTCTCCCCGGCCCACCTCGACAACCCCAACCCCCGTGCCGGCTGCTACAGGTGCGGCAAGCGCGGCGGCATCTGGGGGGGCACGGAGGCGTGCCTGGCGTGCGGCGCGCGGTACTGCGCGCGCTGCGTGCTGCGGGCGATGGGGTCCATGCCGGAGGGCCGCAAGTGCCTGCCCTGCATCGGCCGGCCGGTCGCCGAGGCGCGCCGGGGCGCGCTCGGCCGCGGCTCGCGCGTGCTGCGCCGCCTGCTCAGCGCCGCCGAGGTGGACCTCGTCATGCGGAGCGAGCGCCAGTGCAAAGCCAACCAGCTGCGGCCCGAGGACGTCTACGTCAACGGGGCGAGGCTGGTGCCCGAGGAGCTCGCGGCGCTGCAGGGGTGCCCGTGCCCTCCGGCCAGGCTACGGCCGGGGTTCTACTGGTACGACAAGGTCTCCGGCTTCTGGGGAAAG GAGGGACACAAGCCCCATTGCATAATAAGCCCAAATCTGAGTGTGGGAGGTAATTTAGATGAAAAGGCGAGCAATGGGAACACCGGAATCTTGGTAAATGGACGTGAGATTACAAAATCTGAGCTGCAAATACTTAAG TTGGCAGGAGTTCAATGTGCTGGAAAACCTCACTTTTGGCTGAATGCTGATGGGACTTACCAAGAGGAAGGCCAAAAAACTGTGAAAGGGAGGATTTGGGATAAG CCCATAGTGAAGCTGCTTAGTCCAGTCCTGTCATTGCCAACTCCAAACAAAGCGGCTAATCAATCTGGTGTAGAGGCTGCTAGTTCGGGAAGTCAACCTGAGTACTTGGAGCAAAGGACGATTCAGAAGCTTTTGTTGGTTGGATCAGGGACCAGCACCATACTCAAACAG GCTAAATTCTCATACAAGAGCAAACCATTTTCGATGGATGAGTGTGAAGATCTCAAACTTATCATACAAAGTAACATATATCGCTACCTTGGTACACTTCTTGAAGGCCGTGAACGGTTTGAAGAGGAAGTTTTAGCTGATAGAAGAAAATTAAACAAAGACGATCCTTCTAGCTCTG GGTATTCTGGATCGGAGTTCTGTGCTGAAGTTACTGAGTACTCCATTGTTCCGCGTTTGAAAGCATTCTCTGATTGGATCCTGAAAGCCATGGCAATAGGTAATCTTGAAGACATTTTTCCTGCAGCTAGTCGTGAATATGCGCCACTGGTTGAGGAACTATGGAAAGATCCTGCTATTCAAGCTACATATAGACGAAGAAGTGAACTGCCGTTCCTTCCGTCTGCTGCCAGTTACTTCCTTGACAGG GTGGTTGATATTTCTCGAACAGAATATGAGCTCTGTGATATGGATATCCTCTACGCTGATGGAATAACATCATCAGATGGATTAGCATCTACAGATATCTCTTTCCCACAGCTGGCTTTGGATGTGCGGGTTGATGAGTCTGATCCACATGACACAATGTTAAG ATACCAGCTGATCAGAATAAGCAATAAAGGATTGCGGGAGAACAGCAAATGGCTGCAAATGTTCGATGATGTCAGGCTTGTCATATTCTGTGTTGCGGTTAGTGATTATGACGAGTACCACGTGGATGTGAATGACACCATTGTCAACAAGATGGTAGAGAGCAGGCAGCTATTCGAAAGCCTCGCCCTTCACCCGACATTTGAACAGATGGATTTCCTCCTACTCCTGACCAAGTTTGATCTCCTAGAGCAGAAGATTGGCAAGTCCCCACTAaccgcatgtgactggttcagtgAATTCACCCCGCTGGTAAGCCGCAATCTGATCAATGGAAGCAGCAGCAGAAGCACACGCAGCAGCAGCAACACTGGTGCGACGCTGGCGCAGATGGCTGCGCACTACATTGGCACGAAGTTCAAGCGGCTGTTCCACTCGCTCACGGAGCGGAAGCTGTATGTGTCCTACGTGAATGCCCTGGACCAGGAGTCGGTCTGCTCGGCGATCCGCTACGGCAGGGAGATTGTCAAGTGGGAGGAGGAGAAGCCGGTGTTCAACTCCAGCGAGACAGTGTACAGCGGCGAGGAGCCTAGCTCGTACTCCCACTGA